The Paenibacillus mucilaginosus 3016 genome includes the window CTTGGAAGACTTCGTGGACGAGCTTTATCGAAGGCTCAACGTTTCTAGCCCAGAGCAATTGACTGTTGAGTATATTTCAACAGCTTTGGGCATTCGAGTTGATTACGCGCCTATTAGCTGTAGCGACGAATGTGGAGGTCGTTTCATTATTTATTTGAATTTTAATCTCCCTCCAAGTGATCACTTTAAAGAATTCCTTCATGAACTTGGCCACGCAATGAGACATGAGGGGAATCAAATACATATGCACCCTCTCATGCGGGAATGGCAAGAATGGGATGCAGAAAACTTTGTACTCTACGCGAGCATACCTTTCCTCCTGCTTCGTATAATGGAACTCCCGAGAGACCAACATTCAGCGATCGAACTTATCGCAACTACATTCAGAGTAGATCCAGAGATGGCACACACACGATACCATCAAATTTTACGTAGGATATATTGTTCAATGTGGAGGTAATTTTCGATGGCCGTCAAACTGAAGGGCACGATCCGCGAACGCGGCGACAAATTTGAGTATGTAATCGACGTAGGTCGGCATCCAGTGACGGGGAAGCGAATGCAGGAAACGGGGACGAGGGCTACTTATGCCGATGCCGAACAGGCCCTGATAGAGATCAATCGGAACATTCAGCTGGGGCAGAATATAAGAAGTGTTACTCTAGGGGAGTTTATAACGAGGTATTACGAAGAAGTTGTGAAGTATGATGTTCGCCCTCCCACCTTCCACCAGCAAATGCATATGGTATCTTTGATCATTCCGAAACTCGGCGACAAGCGGATCGATAAAATCAGTTACGACGATATTGAAAACTTATACAAAAAATTGTTGGACGAAGGTCGTGGCAAAGCCACAATAAAAAACGTATGCATGGTGCTCCGAAAAACTTTCAAGCACGCAATGATAAAAAGACTTATAATGTATGATGTTGCTAAAGAAGTGAAGCCCTTTGCTTATAGGCCCCCACGGATGAACGTGTGGCTGCCAGAGCAGGTCAATCACTTTTTGATGACGATGAAAGGGACGGAGCGGCATGCCTTTTATTCACTCGCATTTTCAACCGGCATGCGGATCGGTGAGATTACTGGTTTATACCACTCCGATATAACACCACAGACAAATGAGGTCCATGTTAGGCGCGCTCTCAAGAAGCTGAGGGGTGTTGGATTGGTGTTCGATGATCCAAAGACGGAGAACTCAATTCGAAGCATTGAAATCCATC containing:
- a CDS encoding ImmA/IrrE family metallo-endopeptidase; protein product: MNLTKYQTTHLEDFVDELYRRLNVSSPEQLTVEYISTALGIRVDYAPISCSDECGGRFIIYLNFNLPPSDHFKEFLHELGHAMRHEGNQIHMHPLMREWQEWDAENFVLYASIPFLLLRIMELPRDQHSAIELIATTFRVDPEMAHTRYHQILRRIYCSMWR
- a CDS encoding tyrosine-type recombinase/integrase, coding for MAVKLKGTIRERGDKFEYVIDVGRHPVTGKRMQETGTRATYADAEQALIEINRNIQLGQNIRSVTLGEFITRYYEEVVKYDVRPPTFHQQMHMVSLIIPKLGDKRIDKISYDDIENLYKKLLDEGRGKATIKNVCMVLRKTFKHAMIKRLIMYDVAKEVKPFAYRPPRMNVWLPEQVNHFLMTMKGTERHAFYSLAFSTGMRIGEITGLYHSDITPQTNEVHVRRALKKLRGVGLVFDDPKTENSIRSIEIHPKLTQLLLEIKPKPGTPVLFTNRVNKPMDPKAVREVFQKDIAASKLPPIRFHDIRHTVATTLLASGIPVHSVAEILGDKVETVLTTYAHVLPKMRTEAAHSIHRSFFEI